In Streptomyces sp. 71268, the DNA window TTCAGGCACCGCTCGGCCCACCCCTGGCGCCCGCCCCACGGCCCGCCAACCCGCCTGCCCCACAGCGGACCTGTCCGCGCACACGTCCGCACCACCCCGAACCCGGAGCGCTGAATTGACCCCAGGCATACCGTCGCCGGCAGGGCCGCCGCCATGGACGTGAGCACCGCCCGTGGCGCGCGGGCACCCCTGCCGCTCCTGGTGCTGCGCGCTTGCAGTTGCCGGTTCGCCGCCTACTACTGGATGGGGTTCCTCGCCGGCCTCGCCGCCGTGGACCACCTCACCGTGGCCCGCGCGCTGGCGGCCGTGCCGATGTGGCTCGCCTTCTGCGTCGGCACCGAGTCCGTCAACCGGATCGCCGACCGCGAGGCCGACGTCGTCAACCGGCCCGAGCGCACCGCCCTGTGCGAGGCGATCGGCTGGCGCCGGCTCACCCGGATCGCCGTGGGCGCCTGGCTGGTCTTCGCGGCCAGCGGCGCCGCGCTGTTCGCGCTGGACCCCGAGCCGGCCTTCGCCGCGATGATCGTCGTGGACATCGCCATCGCCGTCGGCTACTCGATCGGCCCGGCCTTCAAGCGCCACCGCGTCCTCGCGCTGCTCATCCTCGTCATGCCGCTGGTCCTGCCCATGGTCACCGGCTGGGCCACCGCCCCGGACGCCGACGCGCTCGGCTCCCCGGTGCTGCCGGCCGCCGCCGTGCTCGCCACCTTCAGCCTCGGGCTCGCCGGCATCAAGGACATCACCGACGTGGCCGGCGACCGGCTGCTCGGCTACTCCAGCCTGTGGCTGACCGTCGTCGGGTTCGGCCGCGGCGCGGCCGTCTACGCCCTGGTCGTGGCG includes these proteins:
- a CDS encoding UbiA family prenyltransferase; amino-acid sequence: MDVSTARGARAPLPLLVLRACSCRFAAYYWMGFLAGLAAVDHLTVARALAAVPMWLAFCVGTESVNRIADREADVVNRPERTALCEAIGWRRLTRIAVGAWLVFAASGAALFALDPEPAFAAMIVVDIAIAVGYSIGPAFKRHRVLALLILVMPLVLPMVTGWATAPDADALGSPVLPAAAVLATFSLGLAGIKDITDVAGDRLLGYSSLWLTVVGFGRGAAVYALVVAPFALDAVFVALRLLPVASLAVTPCVVVSAYVVRGASAAKSTEERSVAREVMHSYTFLFLAAYLLAAMPSPGTAAVAALGACHWLLASRRLHWAPAITRAQLHRWAKTVVPSSRGGTVERV